In the Azospirillum sp. TSA2s genome, GGCCGCGGTGGTGATCGCCGGCAATCGTCTGGATCTGCCGCCGGTGCCGGTCGCGGTGGCCGGCGCGCTCGCCGTGTTCGTGCTGCGCGTCGTCAGCGTTCTGCGCAACTGGAGCGCGCCGCGGGCGCCGGGGAGTTGAGGGGGCTCTTAAATCGCCCTCTCCCGCCCCGGGAGAGGGAGGGGACCCGCCGCAAAGCGGTGGGGAGGGTGAGGGGCAAAGCAAGAATCCCCGTACCGCATGGTTCCTTGGAATACCCCTCACCCTTCCCATGCTGCGCATGGGCCCCTTCCCTCTCCCGGGACGGGAGAGGGAGGTTCACAGGATCGCCTCGTTACACCCGCTTGCCCCAGCCCGGCATCGGGAAGACCGGCTCCGCTTCGGCCGAGGCCTTGGGCAGGACCACGGTCGGGCGCAGCTTGTGGTTCTGGATGCAGGCGGAGATCAGGTTGGTGTTCTGGCCCTTCTCGTCGAAGGTGATCGCCGGGCCGACCATCAGCTTGTCCGACAGGTTGGTCTGGCGCAGAGCCGCCAGCATCGCCGAGGCCTCCGCCGTGCCGGCGCGCTTGAAGGCGTCGGCGGCGATCAGGATCGCCTCGAAGGTGAAGGCGACGTTGAAGGCGTAGCCCTCGAACCGGTCGTTCGGGAACTGCTTCTTGAAGGCCGCCTCGACCCGCTTGGTCATCGCCGCTTTGGGGTCGTACCAGGGCAGGTTGGTGATGGCGTAGTCGGCGTACTTGCCCAGCACCTTGTAGAACTGTTCGTCATACAGGCCGGGCGAACCGGGGGAGACGATGCCCTTCGGCTCCCAGCGCTGCTTGACCATCTCGCGCACCATCATGATGGCGTCGTTGGCGCGGGTGGTGACGATGGCAAGCTCGGCGCCGGTGGCCTTGGCCTTCGCCACCTCGACCGCCAGATCCTGCGCCCGCGGGTCGTAGGAGATCGATTCGACGATCTGGAACGGCATGTCCAGCTTGGGGAACAGCGCGTCGATGGCGGCCTTGTTCGCCATGCCGAAGGTGTCGTTGGCGTGCAGGAAGACGGCGGTCTTCGGCGTGGTGCCGGTGGCGGCGAACAGGTCCTTCATCAGCGACATCCCGTTCGACACCAGCATGGTGGAGGTCGGGAAGTTGCGGAAGACGGTCTTGTACCCCTGCTCCGTCAGCTTGTCGGCGGCGGCGATGTTCATCACCAGCGGCACGCCGCGCTGCTCGCACACCTGGGCGGCGGCGGCGGTCTGGCCGCTGTCGAAGGCGCCGACAATGACATGGGCGCCGTCGTTGATCAGCTTTTCCGTGCGCGAGCGGGCGACGTCGGCGTTCGATTCGGTGTCGGCCGACATGACCTCCACCTTATAGCCGAGGTCGGACAGCACCGCCGGCGCGATGTCGGCGCCGCGCTGGCAGGCTTGGCCCGCCTGGGCCAGCAGGCCGGAGCGCGGCAGCAGAACGCCGACCTTCAGCGTGGTGTCCTGCGCGAAGACCGGGGCGCGGCCGAAGCCGGCCAGCACGCCGCCGGCGATGGCGGCCTGCCCCAGCGTGCGGCGGGAAAGGGCGAGTCCTCCGGTGGAACGGTTCTTATGATCGTTGGTCATGGTCCTGCGGATGCCTTTTGGCTGGTCGCAAAGCGGTTTGGTTCGACCGAAGAGTCCACCGCCGGCCCCCTCCGTGTCAAAGTGGAATCGCCGAAGTCCTTCAATACGCAACGGAATGACCTTCATGCCCAACGGCAGCCGGACCGTCACCCTCGACGAGGCGCTCGCCATCGCGCTCGACCACCTGAAATCCGGGCGCCTGGACGAGGGGGAGGACCTCTATGCCCGAATCCTCGACGCCGATCCCGGCAATGCCGAGGCGATGCACCGCATGGGCTTCATCGCCGGCCGCCGGGGCGACATGGACCGGGCGCTGGACCTGCTGACCCGCTCGGTGGAGCGGGCGCCCGATGCCGACGCGCTGTTCAACCTGGGAACCCTGCACCACCGCGCCCTGCGGACGGAGGAGGCCATCGTCGCCTATCACCGCGCCCTGGCGCTGCGCCCCGATTTTCCCGATGCCGAATATCACCTGAGCGAGGCCCTGCAGGGCGCCGGCCGCCTGGACGAGGCGCTGGCGGCGCTGGACACATTGCTGGGTCGCCACCCCCATTATCCCGCCGGCTGGCGCCAGCATGGCGACATCGAAGCGGATTTGGGCCGGCCCGGCGCGGCGGTGCATTTCTATGAGATGGCGCTGGCGCTGAATCCCGCGGACGACCTGTCGCGGGAGCGGCTGGCGGCGCAGGAGGAGGCCTTCCGCACCCGCAGCGCGGCGATGGCGGCACGGCTGCCGGACGGACGGCACGACCTGCGCGACATCACCATCCTGATCCCGTTCCGCGCCGACAGCGACGACCGCAGGCGCAACCTGCGCTGGATCGTCGGCTTCCTGCTGAAGCATGTCGACGCCACCCTGCTGATCGGCGAGGACAAGGACGGGCCGAGCGACGTGCCGGACGCACTCGGTCCCGAACTGGCCGCCCGCTGCCGCCACCTGCATCTGCGCGGCAACGACACGCCCTTCACCCACAAGGCCCACCTCATCAACCGCATGGCCGAGGCGGCCGACACGCCCATCGTCGCCCTGCACGACACCGACATCGTGGTGGACCCGGTGCAGTATGTGCTGGCGCGCGACGCCGTGCGGCGGGGCGGCGGGCTGGTCTTCCCCTACAACGGGCTGTTCTTCTGGATCATGGGCCGGGAGGTCCTGCGCTTCGGCTACACCCTGTCGGCGGCCCCGCTGAACGCCGTCTGCCCACGCTTTCCGCTGATGCACCGCAATTCCCCCGGCGGCGGCGCCTTCTTCGACCGGGAGCGGCTGCTCGCCAACGGCGGCTACAACGAGGCCTTCCTGTCCTGGGGCTTCGAGGATGACGAGATCGTCGAGCGCTTCCGTCGGCTGGGGCTCGGCGTCGAGCGGGTGCCGGGACCGCTCTACCATCTGGAGCATGCCCGGCCGGCGAACTCGTCGGAGCAGAACCCCTTCTTCGAGGCCAACCGGGCGGAGCTGGAGCGCGTGCGCAACGCGGACGGCGGGGCGCTGCGCGCCGACATCGCCGCCGGGCGGCTGCGCCGGCCGCTGCTGTCGTCGCGCGATCTTCCGCCACCAGTCGCGTCGCCGTTCGACTGAAAGCGGCGCAAATGCGGTGCAACGCCGGGAACCCCTTGAAGGGGCAACGACCCGGACACAGGTGAGGGGGCAGGATGTGACGAATTCGAGAACGATCTCGTGTTGAGCTTGGCACGCAGACTGTGGGCGGAGGCCATTTCGGGCGCTCCCTCGGCCGGTCCTTTTGGCGGCCGGGCGGGACCGGCATCGGTGCCGCGCGGCATGCGCGTCTATGCGGTCGGCGACATCCATGGCCGGCTCGACCTGCTCGAGCAGATGCTGGGCCAGATCGCCCGCGATGCCGAACAGGCGCCGAACCTGCTGAAATACCTCGTCTTCCTCGGCGACTATGTCGACCGCGGCCCGGATTCGCGGCTGGTGATCGAACGGCTCGCCTGCGGGCTGCCGCCGGCCTTCGGCGCGGTGTTCCTGCGCGGCAACCACGAGGACACCATGCTGGGCTTCCTGTCGGACCTGCGCGTCGCCCCCGGCTGGCTGACCTATGGCGGCGATGCGACGCTGGAGAGCTACGGCATCCCCGCCCCCGACCCTGATGCGCCGACGGAGCATCTGCAGCAGGCGCAGATGATGCTGAACAGCCTGCTGCCGGCCCATCACCGCGCCTTCCTGACCGGCCTGCGCTGCCATCTGACCATCGGCGACTATCATTTCGTCCATGCCGGCGTCCGCCCCGGCGTCCCGCTCGACCGGCAGGAGGACCAGGACCGGCTGTGGATCCGCGAGGCTTTCCTGGCCTCACGCGCCGATCATGGCAAGGTGGTCGTCCATGGCCACACCATCGCGCCGGAGCCTGAACTGCTGGCCAACCGCATCGGCATCGACACCGGCGCCTACGCCACCAACCGCCTGACCGCCCTGGTGCTGGAGGGGACGGACCGGCGGTTCCTGTGCACGGTGTGAGGGGGTCTCTGGCCGGAATTGGGGGAATTGGCGCCGGAACAAGGGCTAAAAAGCACATCTGCCGCAATGGAAAGGTCCAGCCGACGTTTCACGGCGCATAATGGCCGCCTTCGACGCGAGCGTGCCCGCGCATCTTGCGGCATGCCCACGCCTCACCTCAGGGAGGGGCACATGGATCGCCAAGCGGATCGCCAAGCCGTATACCAGGAGATCACCGACATCTTCGGGCTGGTTCCATCCTTCTTCAAGGAACTGCCCGACACCACCATCGAAGCCGAATGGCGCCTGTTCAAGGCCGTGCAGGTCGATGACGGGCCGATCCCACAGAAGTACCGCGAACTGATCGGTCTGGGGATTGCCGCCGTCATGAAGTGCCGGTATTGCGCCTTCTATCATACGGCGCTCGCCAAACTGTTCGGCGCAACGCAGGATGAGATCGAGGCCGCCGTTCATTACGCGAAGTCCAGCGCGGGCTGGAGCGCCTACCTGAATGGCATGCAGGTGGATTACGACACCTTCACACGGGAGGTCGATCAGGCCTGCGACCATGTGCGGAGCCAGATGTCGCAACAGCAGCGCGCCGCCTGATCGGCACCGGTCCGGAACGATAAAGGGCTTCCGGATCACTCCGGAAGCCCTTGTCTTGTTGGTCGGAGAGAGAGGATTCGAACCTCCGGCCCCTGCCTCCCGAAAGCAGTGCTCTACCAGGCTGAGCTACTCTCCGATCATGGCACCGGCGGCCTGTCACTCTGGAGTGCGCCGTCCGCCGGTGGAGCGGGTGTATAAACGGTTCCGGCCGGCTGCGCAATGCAAAGTCACAGCCTGACCACTGCATTTTTGCCATGCTGCTTTGCCATGCCCGGCGGAACCCCGAAACGACGAAGGGCTCCCGGATTTCTCCGGAAGCCCTTGTCTTTGTGGTCGGAGAGAGAGGATTCGAACCTCCGGCCCCTGCCTCCCGAAAGCAGTGCTCTACCAGGCTGAGCTACTCTCCGATCATGGCACCGGCGGGCAGTGTCGTCCGCCGGTGGAGGGGGTGTATAAACGCTCACGCTCCGGCGCGCAACGCAAAAAATGCGTCATCGGCCAAAAAGATCCGGCCCCCTCCCGGCCCGGTGGAAATGCCGTCAGAAATCGCGATCGATCACGAAATCAATGACTTCCAGCAGGGCCTGCTTGATCGGCCCGTCGGCGAACAGACCCAGGCTGTCGCGGGCGATGGAGCCGTAATGGCGCGCCCGTTCCACCGTGTCCTTCAGGGCGTTGTGGCGGGCCATCAGCGCCTGGGCACGCTCCAGGTCGCCGTCCTTCTGGTCGAGATCCTCCATCACCCGGCGCCAGAAGGCGCGTTCCTCGTCGTTGCCGCGACGGAAGGCCAGCACGACCGGCAGGGTGATCTTGCCCTCGCGGAAATCGTCGCCGACCGTCTTGCCCAGCTTCGCCTGCAAGGCCGAGTAATCCAGCACGTCGTCGACCAGCTGGAAGGCGATGCCGAGATTCATGCCGTAATCGTAGAGCGCCAACTCCTCCGCCTGCGGGCGGTTGGCGACGACGGCGCCGACGCGGCAGGCGGCGGCGAACAGCTCGGCCGTCTTGCCCTTGATGACCTCGAGATAGGCCTGCTCGCTGGTCTCGGTGTCGTTGGTGGTGCGCAGCTGCAGCACCTCGCCCTCGGCGATGATGGCCGAGGCGCCGGACAGGATGCGCAGCACGTCGAGCGACTGCACCTCCACCATCATCTCGAAGGCGCGGGAGAACAGGAAGTCGCCGACCAGCACGCTGGCCTTGTTGCCGAACACCGCGTTGGCCGAGGCCATGCCGCGGCGCAGGTCGCTTTCGTCGACCACGTCGTCGTGCAGCAGGGTCGCGCTGTGGATGAACTCCACCACCGCGGCCAGCAGCCGGTGATGCTCCCCCTGATAGCCGCACATGTTGGCGGCGGCGAGCGTCAGCACCGGGCGCAGGCGCTTGCCGCCGGCCGCGATCAGATAGCCGGCCAGCTGCGGAATCATCTCGACCGACGACTGCATACGGTCGAGGATGATCTGGTTGACGGCGCTGAGGTCCTCGGCCACCAAAGCGGTCAGGTCGTCGAGCGGGGTAGACTTGCGCCGTTTCGGCTCGAAGTTGGTAACGACCGCCAAGGTCGACTCCACGGGTGATTGACGCCAGAATTTGCGCTAGGGAGCATAACGGCCTAGCCTGTTCGGTCAAGTCCGCAGGGGACCGTTCTTTCGAGACGCCCGTTCTTCCGAGATGCCATGACCGAACTGCTGCGCACCACCGACCCCGTCCGCCTGTCCTGGCTGGTCGCCCTGCTGGCCGACGCGGGCATCGAGGCCATCGTGCTGGACAGCTACACCAGCATCCTGGAGGGCTCCATCGGCGCCATTCCCCGGCGGCTGATGGTCGGCACGGAGGACGCCGCACAGGCCGTCCGCATCCTGCGCGAGGCCGGCGAAGCGTGAGCGGCCATATCGTTCCGTCTCCAGAACGAAGCCTGGAAACACCCGTGGATTTCCTGCTGAACGGCCGGGTGAAGCTGCACCAGCCGGACGGCGGCTATCGCGCCGCCATCGATCCGGTCTTCCTCGCCGCCATCACCGCCGCCGCCGCCGGCGAGCGGGTGCTGGATGTCGGAACCGGCACCGGGGCTGCGGCACTGTGCCTCGCCGTCCGGGTGCCGGGCGTGGCTGTGGTCGGGCTGGAACAGCGGGCCGACGCCTGCGGCTTCGCCCGCCGCAATGCCGCGCTCAGCGGCGTCGCGGAGCGGGTGACGGTGGTCCAGGGCGACCTGATGGCCCCACCCGAGGCTCTCGGGACCTTCGGATTCGATCGTGTAATGATGAATCCGCCCTACCTGAAGGCCGGTGCCGCCAGTGTCCCGCCTGACGACTGGAAGGCCGCCGCGAATGTGGAAGGCGCGGCAGGGCTGGGCGACTGGGTGCGCTTCGCCGACCGCATGCTGAAGCCGCGCGGCACGCTGACGATGGTCCACCGCGCCGACCGGATCGACGACATCCTGCACGCGCTGCGCGGCCGGTTCGGCAGCCTCGTCCTGGTGCCGCTGTGGCCCAAGCCGGGGGTGGAGGCCAAGCGGCTGCTGCTGGTCGCCCGCAAGGGCGGCAAGGCGCCGGCCCGGCTGACCGCCGGCCTGACCGTGCACAAGACCGAAGGCGGCTACAGCCCGGCGGCGGAGCGGATCTTGAGGGACGCCGAAGCATTCACGATTTAGCGGGGGCGATTTAGCGGGGTCAATTTAGCGGGAATGGAGCCTTTCAATCGGGAGACTTCAATCCCATCTCTGCCGGCATGAGCCTGCATTCCCTCCTCGCCAAACTCCCCTTCGGCCCCTGGCGCAAGGCCGGGCCGCTGGTGTCCGTCGTCCGCCTGTCCGGCGTCATCGGCCAGGCCGGCCCC is a window encoding:
- a CDS encoding ABC transporter substrate-binding protein, which codes for MTNDHKNRSTGGLALSRRTLGQAAIAGGVLAGFGRAPVFAQDTTLKVGVLLPRSGLLAQAGQACQRGADIAPAVLSDLGYKVEVMSADTESNADVARSRTEKLINDGAHVIVGAFDSGQTAAAAQVCEQRGVPLVMNIAAADKLTEQGYKTVFRNFPTSTMLVSNGMSLMKDLFAATGTTPKTAVFLHANDTFGMANKAAIDALFPKLDMPFQIVESISYDPRAQDLAVEVAKAKATGAELAIVTTRANDAIMMVREMVKQRWEPKGIVSPGSPGLYDEQFYKVLGKYADYAITNLPWYDPKAAMTKRVEAAFKKQFPNDRFEGYAFNVAFTFEAILIAADAFKRAGTAEASAMLAALRQTNLSDKLMVGPAITFDEKGQNTNLISACIQNHKLRPTVVLPKASAEAEPVFPMPGWGKRV
- a CDS encoding tetratricopeptide repeat protein → MPNGSRTVTLDEALAIALDHLKSGRLDEGEDLYARILDADPGNAEAMHRMGFIAGRRGDMDRALDLLTRSVERAPDADALFNLGTLHHRALRTEEAIVAYHRALALRPDFPDAEYHLSEALQGAGRLDEALAALDTLLGRHPHYPAGWRQHGDIEADLGRPGAAVHFYEMALALNPADDLSRERLAAQEEAFRTRSAAMAARLPDGRHDLRDITILIPFRADSDDRRRNLRWIVGFLLKHVDATLLIGEDKDGPSDVPDALGPELAARCRHLHLRGNDTPFTHKAHLINRMAEAADTPIVALHDTDIVVDPVQYVLARDAVRRGGGLVFPYNGLFFWIMGREVLRFGYTLSAAPLNAVCPRFPLMHRNSPGGGAFFDRERLLANGGYNEAFLSWGFEDDEIVERFRRLGLGVERVPGPLYHLEHARPANSSEQNPFFEANRAELERVRNADGGALRADIAAGRLRRPLLSSRDLPPPVASPFD
- a CDS encoding metallophosphoesterase family protein, which translates into the protein MLSLARRLWAEAISGAPSAGPFGGRAGPASVPRGMRVYAVGDIHGRLDLLEQMLGQIARDAEQAPNLLKYLVFLGDYVDRGPDSRLVIERLACGLPPAFGAVFLRGNHEDTMLGFLSDLRVAPGWLTYGGDATLESYGIPAPDPDAPTEHLQQAQMMLNSLLPAHHRAFLTGLRCHLTIGDYHFVHAGVRPGVPLDRQEDQDRLWIREAFLASRADHGKVVVHGHTIAPEPELLANRIGIDTGAYATNRLTALVLEGTDRRFLCTV
- a CDS encoding carboxymuconolactone decarboxylase family protein; the protein is MDRQADRQAVYQEITDIFGLVPSFFKELPDTTIEAEWRLFKAVQVDDGPIPQKYRELIGLGIAAVMKCRYCAFYHTALAKLFGATQDEIEAAVHYAKSSAGWSAYLNGMQVDYDTFTREVDQACDHVRSQMSQQQRAA
- a CDS encoding polyprenyl synthetase family protein — protein: MAVVTNFEPKRRKSTPLDDLTALVAEDLSAVNQIILDRMQSSVEMIPQLAGYLIAAGGKRLRPVLTLAAANMCGYQGEHHRLLAAVVEFIHSATLLHDDVVDESDLRRGMASANAVFGNKASVLVGDFLFSRAFEMMVEVQSLDVLRILSGASAIIAEGEVLQLRTTNDTETSEQAYLEVIKGKTAELFAAACRVGAVVANRPQAEELALYDYGMNLGIAFQLVDDVLDYSALQAKLGKTVGDDFREGKITLPVVLAFRRGNDEERAFWRRVMEDLDQKDGDLERAQALMARHNALKDTVERARHYGSIARDSLGLFADGPIKQALLEVIDFVIDRDF
- a CDS encoding DUF2007 domain-containing protein; its protein translation is MTELLRTTDPVRLSWLVALLADAGIEAIVLDSYTSILEGSIGAIPRRLMVGTEDAAQAVRILREAGEA
- a CDS encoding tRNA1(Val) (adenine(37)-N6)-methyltransferase produces the protein MDFLLNGRVKLHQPDGGYRAAIDPVFLAAITAAAAGERVLDVGTGTGAAALCLAVRVPGVAVVGLEQRADACGFARRNAALSGVAERVTVVQGDLMAPPEALGTFGFDRVMMNPPYLKAGAASVPPDDWKAAANVEGAAGLGDWVRFADRMLKPRGTLTMVHRADRIDDILHALRGRFGSLVLVPLWPKPGVEAKRLLLVARKGGKAPARLTAGLTVHKTEGGYSPAAERILRDAEAFTI